A portion of the Bombina bombina isolate aBomBom1 chromosome 11, aBomBom1.pri, whole genome shotgun sequence genome contains these proteins:
- the LOC128641625 gene encoding putative nuclease HARBI1: MEIVIAMFHTIYMRRMERRIDGQAVQQIDRLQRRRRRIPRFFRPRSGLDALSDIDIIRRFRLSRESIERLYNQISGQLEPITFRTHALPGMLKLLAVLHFLATGSFQSVTSVVVGMSQPSFSCHLTTVIDALLSVFKRYVFLPNTAEEWHSVKLNFFRLAGIQNVLGAIDCTHVRVRPPHLKEEMYRNRKFYHSLNIQMVCDAGDAGYSCRNWLLTPVNIPRTRSEMRYNDAHKTTRCVIERTFGMLKSRFRCLDESGGTLQYVPEKVAVMVLVCCMLHNIALRQSNIEELEIITPDEDGVESVPQDVVEGGTHARNQLIQTHFVGE; this comes from the exons ATGGAAATTGTTATTGCAATGTTTCATACTATTTATATGCGTCGAATGGAACGAAGAATAGATGGTCAAGCTGTTCAACAGATAGATAGGCTTCAAAGAAGGCGCAGAAGGATTCCAAGGTTTTTTCGTCCCAGATCAGGACTTGATGCACTTTCTGACATTGACATAATCAGGCGTTTTAGATTGAGTAGAGAATCAATTGAAAGGCTATACAATCAAATATCTGGTCAACTTGAACCCATTACTTTTCGGACACATGCTCTGCCCGGAATGTTGAAGCTGTTGGCTGTTTTACATTTTCTAGCAACTGGTTCCTTTCAATCAGTTACTAGTGTAGTTGTTGGCATGAGCCAGCCTTCTTTTTCATGCCACCTAACTACAGTGATTGATGCTCTTTTGTCAGTTTTCAAACGGTATGTTTTTTTACCAAATACTGCTGAAGAATGGCATTCTgtaaagcttaatttttttagacttGCTGGAATCCAAAATGTGTTGGGTGCAATTGATTGTACTCATGTCAGAGTAAGGCCACCACATCTAAAAGAAGAAATGTATCGCAACCGCAAGTTTTATCATTCTTTGAACATCCAGATGGTTTGTGATGCTG gagaTGCAGGATATTCCTGTAGGAACTGGCTACTTACTCCTGTAAATATTCCACGCACAAGATCTGAAATGCGGTACAATGATGCACACAAAACAACTCGATGTGTGATTGAGAGGACCTTTGGAATGCTCAAAAGCCGTTTTCGTTGTCTAGATGAATCCGGAGGCACTCTTCAATACGTTCCTGAGAAAGTGGCTGTTATGGTGTTGGTCTGTTGCATGTTGCATAACATCGCTTTGCGACAATCAAAcatagaggaactggaaataataacACCAGATGAAGATGGTGTTGAATCTGTTCCTCAAGATGTAGTTGAAGGGGGTACACATGCACGTAACCAGTTGATACAAACTCATTTCGtaggtgaataa